A region from the Mycobacterium heidelbergense genome encodes:
- a CDS encoding MCE family protein produces the protein MKLPKLTPLGRRSPLMVGVMGSAILVCVTVAAFQYDKLPFVKNTNDYAAYFAEAGGIKPGNSVRVSGMGVGRVSDIRLEGTRVRVGFTVRKTIELGDRTEAAIKTETILGSKMLELTSRGDGRLSGPIPLERTHSPYDLPDALGDLTTTISGLDTAQLSSALTTLANTFKETPADLRPALRGVARFSDTLNNRDAQLRSLLGNANKVSGVLGRRSQQIATLVADSNALLAALLDERDSLDALMNNLTAVSHQISALVNDNRTQLKPALDKLNGVLEVLDNRKEDLQKTLPKFKRYAMSFGECLGSGPFFKAYVANLIPGQISGPTIDARMYDRFLNPDQGLPSESLDPPTGTPPVPPENAPHPIWSQPPSPGPAPGPAPAEAGGR, from the coding sequence ATGAAGCTACCCAAGCTCACACCGCTCGGGCGGCGGAGCCCCCTCATGGTCGGGGTGATGGGCAGCGCGATCCTCGTCTGCGTCACCGTCGCCGCCTTCCAGTACGACAAGTTGCCATTCGTCAAGAACACCAACGACTATGCGGCCTACTTCGCCGAGGCCGGCGGCATCAAACCCGGTAACTCGGTGCGGGTTTCCGGCATGGGCGTCGGCAGGGTCTCGGACATCCGGCTGGAGGGCACCAGGGTCCGGGTGGGCTTCACCGTCCGCAAAACCATCGAGCTGGGCGACCGCACGGAAGCGGCGATCAAGACCGAAACGATATTGGGCAGCAAGATGCTCGAGCTCACCTCGCGCGGCGACGGAAGGCTGAGCGGCCCCATCCCGCTGGAACGCACCCACTCGCCCTACGACCTTCCCGACGCGCTGGGCGACCTCACGACAACGATCAGCGGACTGGACACCGCCCAACTATCTTCGGCCCTAACGACTCTGGCGAACACCTTCAAGGAGACACCGGCGGATCTCAGGCCCGCGCTGCGGGGCGTGGCCCGGTTCTCGGACACCCTGAACAACCGCGACGCGCAGCTGCGCAGCCTGTTGGGCAATGCCAACAAGGTCTCGGGGGTGCTCGGCCGGCGCAGCCAGCAGATCGCCACCCTGGTGGCCGATTCCAACGCGCTGCTGGCGGCGCTGCTGGACGAACGGGACTCGCTGGACGCGCTGATGAACAACCTCACGGCGGTGTCGCATCAGATTTCGGCGCTGGTCAACGACAACCGGACCCAGCTCAAGCCGGCCCTCGACAAGCTCAACGGGGTGCTCGAAGTCCTCGACAACCGCAAGGAAGACCTGCAGAAGACCCTGCCGAAGTTCAAGCGGTACGCGATGTCGTTCGGCGAATGCCTGGGCTCGGGGCCGTTTTTCAAGGCCTACGTGGCCAACCTGATCCCCGGGCAGATAAGCGGGCCGACGATCGACGCGCGGATGTACGACCGGTTCTTGAACCCCGACCAGGGGCTGCCCTCGGAGTCGCTGGACCCGCCGACCGGCACGCCACCCGTGCCGCCGGAAAACGCGCCGCACCCGATCTGGTCCCAGCCGCCCTCCCCGGGGCCCGCCCCCGGCCCCGCGCCCGCCGAGGCGGGGGGCCGGTGA
- a CDS encoding MCE family protein: protein MGRRTLRAVTGVSLVATLVVASFLVGAKLLNHVERNTYTAYFAEANGLFVGDEVRILGVAVGAVDKIEPQPTSSKVTFSVDKQYAVPADARAAILSPSLVTSRAIQLVPAYSGGPTLSPGASIPLSRTAVPVEWDDFRRQLEKLTDALQPTAPGGVNSVGEFIDSAADNLRGEGDTARDTVIKLSEAISALGDHADDIFSTVRNLQLLVSALYSSSDLLASFNQNLAGVTTVLSNTPNEVANAVKGLDGALTDLRDFLAENRDAVGVTFDRLGSITTALNDSRGDIKQILHIAPTVFQNFLNIYQPAQSAMTGIIALNNFADIPQWICSSIEAASRLRLDRVSKLCLQYIDPIIKNRIYNYIPAGINPFVGTQARPNEITYSEDWLRPGAAPPPEAAPPPDAPPPAEAPPPPPNGRVDSTQVLRDLMLPTGAS, encoded by the coding sequence ATGGGTCGGCGCACACTTCGAGCGGTGACCGGCGTCAGCCTGGTCGCCACCCTCGTCGTGGCCTCGTTCCTCGTCGGCGCGAAGCTGCTCAACCACGTCGAAAGGAACACCTACACCGCCTATTTCGCGGAAGCCAACGGCCTGTTCGTGGGCGACGAGGTTCGGATCCTCGGGGTCGCGGTCGGCGCGGTGGACAAGATCGAGCCGCAGCCGACCAGCTCCAAGGTGACATTTTCCGTGGACAAGCAGTACGCGGTCCCGGCCGATGCGCGCGCCGCGATCCTGTCGCCGTCGCTGGTGACATCCCGGGCGATCCAGCTCGTCCCGGCGTACTCCGGCGGACCCACGCTGAGCCCCGGCGCGTCGATCCCGCTGAGCCGCACCGCGGTCCCCGTCGAATGGGACGACTTTCGCAGGCAGCTGGAGAAGCTGACCGACGCGCTGCAGCCCACCGCCCCGGGCGGGGTGAACTCGGTCGGCGAATTCATCGACTCGGCCGCCGACAACCTGCGCGGCGAGGGCGACACCGCCCGCGACACCGTCATCAAACTGTCCGAGGCGATTTCGGCGCTGGGCGATCACGCCGACGACATCTTCAGCACCGTGCGCAATCTGCAGCTGCTGGTGTCGGCGCTCTACTCCAGCAGCGATCTGCTGGCCTCGTTCAACCAGAACCTGGCCGGCGTGACGACGGTGCTCTCGAACACGCCCAACGAAGTGGCGAACGCGGTGAAGGGGCTGGACGGGGCGCTAACCGACCTGCGCGACTTCCTCGCCGAGAACCGGGACGCGGTCGGCGTCACGTTCGACCGGCTGGGTTCCATCACCACCGCGCTCAACGACAGTCGCGGCGACATCAAACAGATCCTCCACATCGCCCCGACCGTGTTCCAGAATTTCCTGAACATCTACCAGCCGGCTCAGAGCGCGATGACCGGCATCATCGCGCTGAACAACTTCGCCGACATCCCGCAGTGGATCTGCAGTTCGATCGAGGCCGCCTCCCGGCTGCGCCTGGACCGGGTCTCGAAGCTCTGCCTGCAGTACATCGACCCGATCATCAAAAACCGCATCTACAACTACATTCCGGCGGGCATCAACCCGTTCGTCGGGACGCAGGCCCGGCCGAATGAGATCACGTACAGCGAGGATTGGCTTCGGCCCGGCGCTGCGCCCCCGCCCGAAGCGGCCCCGCCGCCGGACGCGCCGCCGCCGGCCGAGGCGCCGCCACCACCGCCGAACGGCAGGGTCGACTCGACGCAGGTGCTGCGGGACCTGATGCTTCCGACGGGGGCATCGTGA
- a CDS encoding MCE family protein: MRRALVSALCLAGIAALSSCGWKGLNSFTLPGTAGGGPGSYTIQAQMPDVVTIQENTRVRVDDVNVGNVTKIELQDWHALVTMRINGDVHLPANSTAKLGQTSLLGSMHIELAPPKDEPPVGQLTTGSVIPLSRASMYPTTEQTLASVSILLNGGGLGQLQEITRALARAFAGRENDMRSLLGQLDQFIAGTNAQTDDIIRAAENLNALAGQVAAKDPVVDRALTTVPKALAVLAEERTKIADAVDQLGKFSAIAADTIHQSKESLVNNLRNIAPVLRSLADAGPSLTRGLDGLVAYPWPASTARNWFRGDYANLTLVVDLTLSRIDQGIFTGSRWEGNLTQLELQWGRTIGMQPSPATAGNPLTYPYHFGGY, translated from the coding sequence GTGAGACGCGCGCTCGTCTCGGCGCTCTGCCTCGCAGGCATCGCCGCGCTGTCATCGTGCGGCTGGAAGGGCCTGAATTCGTTCACCCTGCCCGGTACCGCCGGTGGCGGCCCGGGCTCCTACACGATCCAGGCGCAAATGCCCGACGTCGTGACCATTCAGGAGAACACCCGGGTTCGGGTGGACGACGTCAACGTCGGCAACGTCACCAAGATCGAGCTCCAAGACTGGCACGCGCTGGTCACGATGCGCATCAACGGCGACGTTCACCTGCCGGCCAATTCGACCGCCAAACTCGGGCAGACCAGCCTGCTCGGCTCGATGCACATCGAACTCGCGCCCCCCAAGGATGAGCCGCCCGTCGGCCAACTCACAACCGGGTCGGTCATCCCGTTGTCGCGCGCGAGCATGTATCCGACCACCGAACAGACCCTGGCCTCGGTGTCGATCCTGCTCAACGGCGGCGGGCTTGGTCAGCTGCAGGAAATCACCCGGGCGCTCGCCAGGGCGTTCGCCGGCCGCGAAAACGACATGCGCAGCCTGCTCGGCCAGCTCGACCAATTCATCGCCGGCACCAACGCCCAGACCGACGACATCATCAGGGCCGCCGAGAATCTCAACGCGCTGGCGGGCCAGGTCGCCGCGAAAGATCCCGTCGTCGACAGGGCGCTGACGACCGTGCCGAAAGCGCTTGCGGTGCTGGCCGAAGAGCGCACCAAGATCGCCGACGCCGTCGATCAGCTCGGCAAGTTCAGCGCGATCGCGGCCGACACCATCCACCAGAGCAAGGAGTCTCTGGTGAACAACCTGCGCAACATCGCGCCGGTGCTGCGGTCGCTCGCCGACGCCGGGCCGTCGCTCACCAGGGGCCTGGACGGCTTGGTCGCCTATCCGTGGCCGGCGTCCACCGCGCGGAACTGGTTCCGCGGCGACTACGCGAACCTCACCCTGGTCGTCGATCTGACGTTGAGCCGCATCGACCAAGGGATCTTCACCGGCTCGCGGTGGGAGGGAAACCTCACCCAACTCGAACTGCAGTGGGGACGCACGATCGGCATGCAGCCGAGCCCGGCCACGGCGGGCAACCCGCTGACCTATCCGTACCACTTCGGGGGATACTGA
- a CDS encoding MCE family protein translates to MLRLNRRTWIQLSILTLVTVVSCGAMAFNFMKLPATLFGIGEYSVTVDLPQSGGLYQTSVVTYRGTDVGQVKSVEVTATGVRAVLAMRSGVKVPSDVQASVHSRSAIGEQYLELTPQPGKDGEHSRPLRAGDVIPAGRVDVPVDIGHLLDLTNRALQAIPRDNLRTVIDESDRAVSGLGPELSRIVDGSTALAIAGGRTVDPLAALIDQSPPVLNSQVRTADDIATWANRVAAITAQFKAQDAALRDLLTQGTSGLEEGRALFDRVAPAVPVLFANLASLGDIAVVYRHDIEQLLVLLPQGIAAMAAIVVPSSNTKQEYKGAQLDFNLNINLPPPCTTGYLPPTQRRSPASVDAPDRPAADLFCRVPQDSEFNVRGVRNIPCEAKPWKRAPTVELCESDEEYVPLNDGYNWKGDPNATYSGQGVPMYPPGQDPRLPAPRGTAPPAPAPPPPAPPPLAVATYDPATGDYIGPDGHRYTEADLAHPRAKSWQSLLGPTP, encoded by the coding sequence ATGCTGCGCCTGAACCGCCGCACCTGGATCCAGTTGTCGATCTTGACGCTGGTGACCGTGGTGTCTTGTGGCGCAATGGCGTTCAACTTCATGAAGCTGCCCGCGACGCTGTTCGGGATCGGGGAGTACAGCGTCACGGTCGACCTGCCTCAGTCGGGTGGCCTCTATCAGACCTCGGTCGTCACCTATCGCGGCACCGACGTGGGTCAGGTGAAGTCGGTCGAGGTCACCGCCACCGGGGTGCGCGCGGTGCTCGCCATGAGGTCCGGGGTCAAGGTTCCCTCCGACGTCCAGGCGTCGGTGCACAGCCGGTCGGCGATCGGCGAACAGTACCTCGAACTGACCCCGCAACCCGGCAAGGACGGAGAACATTCCCGGCCGCTGCGCGCGGGCGACGTCATTCCCGCCGGCCGCGTCGACGTGCCCGTCGACATCGGGCATCTGCTCGACCTGACCAACCGTGCGCTGCAGGCGATTCCGCGTGACAACCTGCGCACGGTGATCGACGAGAGCGACCGCGCGGTCAGCGGCCTAGGGCCGGAGTTGTCGCGGATCGTCGACGGGTCGACGGCCCTCGCCATCGCCGGCGGCCGGACCGTCGACCCGCTCGCCGCGCTGATCGACCAGTCCCCGCCGGTGCTCAACTCGCAGGTGCGGACGGCGGACGACATCGCCACGTGGGCCAATCGAGTCGCGGCCATCACGGCCCAGTTCAAGGCGCAAGATGCGGCGCTGCGAGACCTGTTGACGCAGGGCACTTCCGGGCTGGAGGAAGGTCGCGCGCTGTTCGACCGGGTCGCGCCCGCGGTCCCGGTGCTGTTCGCCAACCTGGCGAGCCTGGGTGACATCGCCGTCGTCTACCGCCACGACATCGAACAACTCCTGGTGCTGTTGCCGCAAGGCATCGCGGCCATGGCGGCAATCGTCGTGCCCAGCTCCAACACCAAGCAGGAATACAAGGGCGCCCAGTTGGACTTCAACCTCAACATCAACCTGCCGCCGCCGTGCACGACCGGCTACCTGCCCCCCACACAGCGCCGTTCACCGGCCAGCGTGGACGCCCCCGACCGCCCCGCCGCCGACCTGTTTTGCCGCGTGCCGCAAGACTCCGAGTTCAATGTCCGTGGGGTGCGCAACATTCCGTGTGAGGCCAAGCCGTGGAAGCGTGCGCCCACGGTCGAGCTGTGCGAAAGCGACGAGGAGTACGTGCCGCTCAACGACGGCTACAACTGGAAGGGAGACCCCAACGCCACCTACAGCGGGCAGGGCGTTCCGATGTATCCGCCGGGACAAGATCCGCGGCTGCCGGCGCCGCGCGGCACAGCGCCGCCGGCGCCCGCGCCGCCGCCGCCCGCGCCGCCGCCGCTCGCCGTCGCGACCTACGACCCCGCCACCGGTGACTACATAGGGCCCGACGGGCACCGCTACACCGAGGCCGACTTGGCGCACCCGCGCGCCAAAAGCTGGCAATCACTTCTGGGTCCGACGCCGTAA
- a CDS encoding Mce protein yields MTEEAKEPEAADEIDDAGRVDGDESQSKDRLARWRGRATPRLSHPAAALVASAAVVAALAGLAGWLGHRAYEAHEANAKRELYVQVARQGAVNLTTINYTEVDADVQRILDSSTGAFRDDFEQRSKPFVEVVKAAQSKSEGTITDAGLESERGDSAQVLVAVAVKSRTAGGEEAPREWRMRIEVRSVGPDARDAKVSNVVFVP; encoded by the coding sequence ATGACCGAAGAGGCCAAAGAACCCGAGGCCGCCGACGAGATCGATGACGCCGGCAGGGTCGACGGGGACGAAAGTCAATCTAAGGATCGGCTCGCGCGCTGGCGGGGGCGGGCCACCCCCCGCCTCTCCCACCCGGCGGCGGCTTTGGTCGCCAGCGCCGCCGTGGTGGCGGCGCTGGCCGGATTGGCCGGCTGGCTGGGCCACCGGGCGTACGAAGCGCATGAGGCTAACGCCAAGCGCGAGTTGTACGTTCAGGTCGCTCGGCAGGGCGCGGTGAACCTGACCACGATCAACTACACGGAAGTCGATGCGGACGTGCAGCGGATCCTGGACTCATCCACCGGGGCTTTCCGTGACGACTTCGAGCAACGGTCCAAGCCGTTCGTCGAGGTCGTCAAGGCGGCGCAGTCGAAATCGGAAGGCACCATCACCGACGCCGGGCTGGAATCAGAGCGGGGCGACTCGGCGCAGGTGCTGGTGGCGGTCGCCGTCAAGTCCCGCACCGCCGGCGGCGAGGAGGCGCCGCGGGAATGGCGGATGAGGATCGAGGTCCGGTCGGTCGGCCCCGACGCCAGAGACGCCAAGGTGTCCAACGTGGTGTTCGTGCCATGA
- a CDS encoding CAP domain-containing protein has product MVPAAVIAAVAGASLAPAAGADNKRLNSAVVSAVYTLQHQAGCTNDVVRNNALTLAAEWHAEDMINNRNINGDIGSDGSTPQDRANAAGFRGAAAETVAINPAMSISSLELVNQWYDNPDDMAIIRDCANTAIGVWSDNSIDRTVVVAVYGQPVAALKPR; this is encoded by the coding sequence ATGGTGCCCGCCGCCGTGATCGCCGCGGTGGCGGGGGCGTCGCTGGCCCCCGCCGCGGGTGCCGATAACAAGCGGCTCAACAGCGCCGTCGTCTCCGCCGTCTACACCCTGCAGCACCAGGCGGGCTGCACGAACGACGTCGTCAGGAACAACGCGCTGACGCTGGCGGCCGAATGGCACGCGGAAGACATGATCAACAATCGAAACATCAACGGCGACATCGGGTCCGACGGCTCGACGCCGCAGGACCGCGCCAACGCCGCCGGATTCCGCGGCGCGGCCGCCGAGACGGTGGCGATCAACCCGGCGATGTCGATCAGCAGCCTCGAACTGGTCAACCAGTGGTATGACAACCCCGACGACATGGCGATCATCCGCGATTGCGCCAACACCGCGATCGGGGTGTGGTCGGACAACAGCATCGACCGCACCGTCGTGGTGGCGGTCTACGGGCAACCGGTGGCGGCGCTGAAGCCGCGCTAG
- a CDS encoding NAD-dependent malic enzyme, translating into MSDPHTPRIPPALAAPSLNRGVGFTHEQRRRLGLTGRLPSAVLTLDEQADRVWHQLQSLATDLGRNLLLEQLHYRHELLYFKVLEDHLPELMPVVYTPTVGEAIQRFSDEYRGQRGLFLSIDEPDEITEAFETFGLGPDDVDLIVCTDAEAILGIGDWGVGGIQIAVGKLALYTAGGGIDPRRCLAVSLDVGTDNEQLLQDPFYLGNRHARRRGEEYDAFIKRYIETAHRLFPHAILHFEDFGPLNARKILQTYGDEYCVFNDDIQGTGAVVVAAVYGGCHVTGVPLRDQKTIVFGAGTAGIGVADQIRDAMVADGATAERARSQIWPIDKQGLLFDDMDDLRDFQVPYAKNRKQLGVAAGDRVGLVDAIKLASPTILLGSSTVFGAFTQKVVEAMTASCERPMIFPLSNPTSRMEAMPADVLEWSNGRALITTGTPVAPIEYDGTVYTIGQANNVLVFPGIGLGVIVARARTVTPGMLQAAAKAIVAQASPTDPGDSLLPDVQNLRAISTAVAEAVYHAAVEDGVATQTHDDVARAVADTMWTPVYD; encoded by the coding sequence ATGAGCGATCCCCACACGCCGCGGATCCCCCCTGCGCTGGCCGCGCCGAGCCTCAATCGTGGGGTGGGGTTCACTCACGAGCAGCGCCGACGGCTGGGGCTGACCGGCCGGCTTCCGTCGGCGGTGCTCACGCTCGACGAGCAGGCCGACCGCGTGTGGCATCAACTCCAAAGCCTCGCTACGGATCTCGGCCGCAATCTGCTCCTCGAGCAGCTGCACTACCGCCACGAGCTGCTGTACTTCAAGGTGCTGGAAGACCATCTGCCCGAGCTGATGCCGGTGGTGTACACGCCCACCGTCGGGGAGGCCATTCAGCGCTTCTCCGATGAATACCGCGGGCAGCGGGGACTCTTCCTGAGCATCGACGAGCCGGACGAGATCACCGAGGCCTTCGAGACTTTCGGCCTCGGCCCCGACGACGTCGACCTGATCGTGTGCACCGACGCCGAGGCGATCCTGGGCATCGGCGACTGGGGTGTGGGCGGAATCCAAATCGCCGTCGGCAAGTTGGCGCTCTACACCGCCGGCGGCGGGATCGATCCGCGGCGTTGCCTCGCGGTGTCGCTCGACGTCGGCACCGATAACGAACAGCTGCTGCAGGATCCGTTCTACCTGGGCAACCGCCACGCCCGGCGCCGCGGCGAGGAGTACGACGCCTTCATCAAGCGCTACATCGAGACCGCGCACCGGTTGTTTCCGCACGCCATCCTGCATTTCGAGGACTTCGGGCCGCTCAACGCCCGCAAGATTTTGCAGACCTACGGCGACGAGTACTGCGTCTTCAACGACGACATCCAGGGAACCGGCGCGGTGGTGGTTGCCGCCGTGTATGGCGGATGCCACGTCACCGGGGTCCCGCTGCGCGACCAGAAGACGATCGTCTTCGGAGCCGGCACCGCCGGGATCGGGGTCGCCGACCAGATCCGTGACGCGATGGTCGCCGACGGCGCCACGGCCGAGCGGGCCAGGTCCCAGATCTGGCCGATCGACAAGCAGGGCCTGCTCTTCGACGACATGGACGACCTGCGCGATTTCCAGGTGCCGTACGCGAAGAACCGCAAGCAACTGGGCGTGGCCGCCGGGGACCGGGTGGGACTGGTGGACGCGATCAAGCTCGCCTCGCCCACCATCCTGTTGGGCTCCTCGACGGTGTTCGGCGCGTTCACGCAAAAGGTCGTCGAGGCGATGACCGCCTCCTGCGAACGGCCGATGATCTTTCCGCTGTCCAACCCGACCTCACGCATGGAGGCCATGCCGGCCGACGTGCTGGAGTGGTCGAACGGCAGGGCGTTGATCACCACCGGCACTCCCGTCGCCCCCATCGAATACGACGGCACCGTCTACACCATCGGCCAGGCCAACAACGTGCTGGTATTCCCCGGCATCGGCCTGGGCGTCATCGTCGCCCGGGCCAGGACCGTCACCCCGGGCATGCTGCAGGCGGCGGCGAAAGCGATTGTGGCGCAGGCCAGCCCGACCGACCCCGGGGACTCGCTGCTGCCGGACGTGCAGAACTTGCGGGCGATCTCGACGGCGGTGGCCGAGGCCGTCTACCACGCCGCCGTCGAAGACGGGGTGGCCACGCAGACGCACGACGACGTGGCGCGGGCCGTCGCCGACACGATGTGGACGCCGGTCTACGACTGA